A genomic window from Luteolibacter sp. LG18 includes:
- the nrfD gene encoding NrfD/PsrC family molybdoenzyme membrane anchor subunit — protein sequence MAHATTHAPETRQGPKIPVLEREKLILNGRSYHWITDRICSVVENKQPAIWWLLFIPSALIALIGVVGGLSILVSTGVGVWGMTNTVFWGWDITNFVFWIGIGHAGTLISAILFLTRQNWRTSINRAAEAMTIFAVCCAGIFPAFHVGRVWFAWFLAPVPNANAIWQNFKSPLLWDVFAVSTYFTISLIFWYLGMVPDLATIRDRCKPGLRKLLYGIFSMGWRGGNRQWSHYEMAYLLLAALSTPLVLSVHSVVSFDFATSVVPGWHTTIFPPYFVAGAIFGGFAMVLTIMIPARYIYGLQDMITMKHIDNMAKIILMTGTIVGYAYLMELFVAFYSGAMYEAAAFKYRLTGPYWWAYVAMMSCNVLSPQIFWFKWCRENLWVVMAVCMCVNVGMWFERFVIICTTLARMFLPGDWAYYTASPVEIMLFVGTIGMFLALFLLFLRFLPCINIAEVKWTLLESDPHFDDHHDHPDHGVKREAAYQHELKAANKA from the coding sequence ATGGCCCACGCCACCACCCACGCCCCGGAGACCCGCCAGGGACCGAAGATCCCGGTGCTCGAGCGCGAGAAGCTCATCCTGAACGGCCGATCCTACCACTGGATCACCGACCGGATCTGCAGCGTCGTCGAGAACAAGCAGCCCGCCATCTGGTGGTTGCTCTTCATCCCGTCCGCGCTCATCGCGCTGATCGGCGTCGTCGGCGGCCTGTCGATCCTCGTTTCGACCGGTGTCGGCGTGTGGGGCATGACCAACACGGTGTTCTGGGGTTGGGACATCACCAACTTCGTGTTCTGGATCGGTATCGGCCACGCCGGCACGCTGATCTCGGCGATTTTGTTCCTGACGCGCCAGAACTGGCGAACCTCGATCAACCGCGCGGCGGAGGCCATGACGATCTTCGCGGTGTGTTGCGCCGGTATTTTCCCGGCGTTCCACGTCGGTCGCGTGTGGTTCGCGTGGTTCCTGGCCCCGGTGCCGAACGCCAACGCCATCTGGCAGAACTTCAAGTCGCCGCTGTTGTGGGACGTGTTCGCGGTTTCGACCTACTTCACGATCTCGCTGATCTTCTGGTACCTCGGCATGGTGCCGGACCTCGCCACCATCCGTGACCGGTGCAAGCCGGGCCTGCGCAAGCTGCTCTACGGGATCTTCTCGATGGGCTGGCGCGGTGGCAACCGCCAGTGGAGCCACTACGAAATGGCCTATCTCCTGCTGGCCGCCCTTTCGACCCCGCTCGTTCTTTCCGTGCACTCCGTCGTGTCCTTCGACTTCGCCACCTCGGTCGTCCCCGGCTGGCACACCACGATCTTCCCGCCCTACTTCGTCGCGGGCGCCATCTTCGGTGGCTTCGCGATGGTGCTGACCATCATGATCCCGGCCCGTTACATCTACGGCCTCCAGGACATGATCACGATGAAGCACATCGACAACATGGCGAAGATCATCCTGATGACCGGCACGATCGTCGGCTACGCCTACCTGATGGAGCTCTTCGTCGCCTTCTACTCCGGCGCGATGTACGAGGCCGCGGCGTTCAAGTACCGCCTGACCGGTCCGTATTGGTGGGCCTACGTGGCGATGATGTCCTGCAACGTGCTGTCGCCGCAGATCTTCTGGTTCAAGTGGTGCCGCGAGAACCTCTGGGTCGTCATGGCCGTCTGCATGTGCGTGAACGTCGGCATGTGGTTCGAGCGCTTCGTGATCATCTGCACCACCCTGGCGCGCATGTTCCTGCCGGGTGACTGGGCCTACTACACCGCCAGCCCGGTGGAAATCATGCTCTTTGTCGGCACGATCGGCATGTTCCTCGCCCTCTTCCTCCTGTTCCTGCGCTTCCTGCCCTGCATCAACATCGCGGAAGTGAAGTGGACCTTGCTGGAATCCGACCCGCACTTCGACGATCACCACGATCACCCGGACCACGGCGTGAAGCGCGAAGCCGCCTACCAGCACGAGCTGAAAGCCGCCAACAAGGCCTGA
- a CDS encoding TAT-variant-translocated molybdopterin oxidoreductase, whose translation MSKRIWQHPEVPAGETTVSWRSVEQLEDTPSFRQWLTREFPRGAAEMSGEGDMETSRRSFLKLMGASTALAGFGMAACRRPESYIVPYAQAPEWIIPGKALYYASAMPRSGGATPLVVTTFEGRPTKVAPNSLHPDGDGTDAFAQASILDLYSPSRSRFFAKNAQKASKADFEAALAGLAKDKSAKIGFVFGTDESPTRNALAKKLAAKFSAAKFYSYEALSADAGIGAGVTLVPDFSKADRIVSLDHDFVGVDQSFPTAVFSHRRKPEGNDYKGKPDVSKMNRLYMVEGVYSLTGGMADHRLRVAPSQVAAVASQLAATLGAPGSAGSLPAGKMLDWVIALAADLKENAGKSVVLAGPRQPAVVHQLALAINQALGNIGAGKPLQAYQGEVAGAGTLAGLKKDLDGGAVDTVIFLTPSNPVYDAPADLDFATSLAKAKTSIHLGTRTDATAHAATWHVPAAHYLEQWSDARSASGVYTVVQPMILPLYPDCVSELELLLALLDDNGKLINGEGVAEKGKAAPPSPAYDAVRATFTGLADDSEAAWKKLLRDGFLAGSKYATATPKAGSTSVTAVATPTAGALEVVFATDSSVYDGRWIDNGWLQEVPDPVTKLAWDNAALISPKTAKELGIYDEIIQLETERASVHPDGESGNRRAPLIEVTVNGKKAEFPVLVAFGQAENVIVLPVGYGQGFDKDDELKRDTAKAGHVGLVGVNRGFDSYALRTSTTPYFASGATVAKTGNRYSLAVGQEHAAMYGRAIAREISTMKDEEKGSFEDQLAGVAKQGNDAHAPPNVSLYKQEGSSTWHPDTANKDPKKNFSNTLLSDELHQWGMAIDLSSCSGCNACVIACQAENNIPIVGKEQLAKGREMHWIRMDRYFAIDKENDFDPDSPELVPQPVACVQCEAAPCETVCPVNATVHTEDGLNAMAYNRCIGTRYCANNCPYKARRFNYFDYNKRNPLIAHNLYRGPLGEKTVGEAPHLQRNPNVTVRMRGVMEKCTYCVQRLKDAKIRQKAGQKVETLAAGKPSVDVEVKTSTLRIPVDSVKVACQDACASGAITFGNLRDGDKSAMVRAKGIERNYDLLNYIGTRPRTSYLARVKNPNPKMPDAKFVGKATIHMA comes from the coding sequence ATGAGCAAGCGCATCTGGCAACATCCCGAAGTCCCCGCAGGAGAAACGACCGTCTCCTGGCGCAGCGTGGAGCAACTCGAGGATACCCCGTCTTTCCGCCAATGGCTGACCCGCGAATTCCCGCGCGGAGCCGCGGAAATGTCCGGTGAGGGCGACATGGAGACGTCCCGCCGTTCCTTCCTGAAGCTGATGGGCGCGTCCACCGCGCTGGCGGGTTTCGGCATGGCGGCCTGCCGTCGTCCGGAAAGCTACATCGTTCCCTACGCCCAGGCTCCCGAGTGGATCATTCCGGGCAAGGCTCTTTATTATGCGTCCGCGATGCCGCGCAGCGGCGGTGCGACCCCGCTGGTGGTGACCACCTTCGAAGGCCGCCCGACCAAGGTCGCGCCGAACAGCCTCCATCCGGACGGCGACGGCACCGACGCCTTTGCGCAGGCTTCCATTCTCGATCTCTACTCGCCGTCCCGCTCGCGTTTCTTCGCGAAGAACGCGCAGAAGGCGTCCAAGGCTGACTTCGAAGCCGCTCTGGCCGGTCTGGCCAAGGACAAGTCGGCGAAGATCGGTTTCGTGTTCGGCACGGACGAGTCCCCGACCCGCAACGCGCTGGCCAAGAAGCTGGCAGCCAAGTTCTCCGCCGCGAAGTTCTACAGCTACGAGGCCCTGTCCGCCGACGCCGGAATCGGCGCAGGCGTGACGCTGGTGCCGGACTTCTCGAAGGCCGACCGCATCGTGTCGCTCGACCACGACTTCGTGGGCGTCGACCAGTCGTTCCCGACCGCCGTTTTCTCCCACCGTCGCAAGCCGGAAGGCAACGACTACAAGGGCAAGCCGGACGTCTCGAAGATGAACCGCCTCTACATGGTGGAAGGCGTTTACTCGCTCACCGGCGGCATGGCGGATCACCGCCTCCGCGTGGCTCCGAGCCAGGTCGCCGCGGTGGCCTCGCAGCTTGCTGCCACCCTCGGTGCGCCGGGTTCCGCCGGGTCGCTGCCCGCCGGCAAGATGCTGGACTGGGTGATCGCGCTCGCCGCGGACCTCAAGGAGAACGCCGGCAAGTCGGTGGTGCTCGCCGGTCCGCGCCAGCCCGCCGTGGTGCACCAGCTCGCGCTGGCGATCAACCAGGCGCTCGGCAACATCGGCGCGGGCAAGCCGCTCCAGGCCTATCAGGGCGAAGTGGCCGGCGCCGGCACGCTCGCCGGCCTCAAGAAGGACCTCGATGGCGGTGCTGTCGACACCGTGATTTTCCTCACCCCGTCGAATCCGGTGTATGACGCCCCGGCCGACCTCGACTTCGCCACCTCGCTGGCCAAGGCGAAGACCTCGATTCACCTCGGCACCCGCACGGATGCCACGGCGCACGCCGCCACCTGGCACGTGCCGGCCGCCCACTACCTCGAGCAGTGGTCGGACGCCCGCAGCGCCAGCGGTGTCTATACGGTTGTCCAGCCGATGATCCTGCCGCTCTATCCGGACTGCGTGTCCGAGCTGGAGCTGCTGCTCGCGCTGCTCGACGACAACGGCAAGCTGATCAACGGCGAAGGCGTGGCCGAAAAGGGCAAGGCGGCTCCGCCGTCCCCGGCCTACGATGCCGTCCGCGCCACCTTCACCGGTCTGGCCGACGATTCCGAAGCGGCTTGGAAGAAGCTGCTCCGCGACGGTTTCCTCGCCGGTTCGAAGTACGCCACCGCGACCCCGAAGGCGGGTTCCACGAGCGTGACCGCGGTTGCCACGCCGACCGCGGGTGCCCTCGAAGTGGTGTTCGCCACCGACTCCTCCGTTTACGACGGCCGCTGGATCGACAACGGCTGGCTCCAGGAAGTGCCCGATCCGGTCACCAAGCTCGCTTGGGACAACGCGGCGCTCATTTCGCCGAAGACCGCGAAGGAACTCGGCATCTACGACGAGATCATCCAGCTCGAAACCGAGCGCGCCTCGGTCCATCCGGACGGTGAGAGCGGCAACCGCCGCGCCCCGCTGATCGAGGTGACCGTGAACGGCAAGAAGGCCGAATTCCCGGTGCTGGTCGCCTTCGGCCAGGCCGAGAACGTGATCGTGCTGCCGGTTGGCTACGGCCAGGGCTTCGACAAGGATGACGAGCTGAAGCGCGACACGGCCAAGGCTGGTCACGTCGGCCTCGTCGGCGTGAACCGCGGTTTCGATTCCTACGCGCTGCGCACCTCCACCACCCCGTATTTCGCCAGCGGTGCCACCGTCGCCAAGACCGGCAACCGTTACTCCCTCGCCGTCGGCCAGGAGCACGCCGCCATGTATGGCCGCGCGATCGCCCGTGAGATCTCGACGATGAAGGACGAGGAGAAGGGTTCCTTCGAAGACCAGCTCGCCGGTGTCGCCAAGCAGGGCAACGACGCCCACGCGCCGCCGAACGTCTCGCTCTACAAGCAGGAAGGTTCCAGCACCTGGCACCCGGACACGGCGAACAAGGATCCGAAGAAGAACTTCTCCAACACCCTGCTCAGCGACGAGCTGCACCAGTGGGGCATGGCGATCGACCTTTCCTCCTGCTCGGGCTGCAACGCCTGCGTGATCGCCTGCCAGGCCGAGAACAACATCCCGATCGTCGGCAAGGAGCAGCTCGCCAAGGGCCGCGAGATGCACTGGATCCGCATGGACCGCTACTTCGCGATCGACAAGGAGAACGACTTCGACCCGGACAGCCCGGAACTCGTTCCGCAGCCGGTCGCCTGCGTGCAGTGCGAAGCCGCCCCGTGCGAAACCGTCTGCCCGGTGAATGCCACCGTCCACACCGAGGACGGCCTCAACGCGATGGCCTACAACCGCTGCATCGGCACCCGCTACTGCGCGAACAACTGCCCGTACAAGGCGCGCCGCTTCAACTACTTCGACTACAACAAGCGCAACCCGCTGATCGCGCACAACCTCTACCGCGGTCCGCTCGGTGAGAAGACCGTTGGCGAGGCCCCGCACCTCCAGCGCAACCCGAACGTCACCGTCCGCATGCGCGGCGTGATGGAGAAGTGCACCTACTGCGTGCAGCGCCTGAAGGACGCGAAGATCCGCCAGAAGGCCGGCCAGAAGGTCGAGACCCTCGCCGCGGGCAAGCCGTCGGTGGACGTGGAGGTGAAGACCTCGACGCTCCGCATCCCGGTGGATTCGGTGAAGGTCGCCTGCCAGGACGCCTGCGCGTCCGGTGCGATCACCTTCGGCAACCTCCGCGACGGCGACAAGTCGGCGATGGTCCGGGCCAAGGGCATCGAGCGCAACTACGACCTGCTCAACTACATCGGCACCCGCCCGCGCACGAGCTACCTCGCCCGCGTCAAGAACCCGAATCCGAAGATGCCGGACGCCAAATTCGTCGGCAAGGCCACCATCCACATGGCCTGA
- a CDS encoding cytochrome c3 family protein, producing MANFFPRWTNLLPFKIAFCVLSLGAGVGLAFTYYATPKTLNVGYQPSQPIPFSHKIHVDQLGLDCRYCHSFVDVSGTSNVPTGNTCWNCHQHVQKDSPKLAPLHREMDASYPGYDGKPIQWVRIHKTPDYAYFNHSAHVNRGISCQSCHGRIDQMEVVYQAENHSMGWCLECHRAPEKNLRPLEEVFNLKYDAHQAVEKYGKELGVKTTEELGLKLKEQWQVKPKTSCATCHH from the coding sequence ATGGCTAACTTCTTCCCTCGCTGGACGAACCTGCTCCCCTTCAAGATCGCGTTCTGCGTCCTGAGCCTTGGCGCGGGTGTCGGTCTCGCGTTCACGTATTACGCGACGCCGAAGACTCTCAACGTGGGCTACCAGCCGTCGCAGCCGATTCCGTTCTCCCACAAGATCCACGTCGACCAACTCGGCCTCGACTGCCGCTACTGTCACTCCTTCGTGGACGTTTCCGGCACCTCGAACGTGCCGACGGGCAATACCTGCTGGAATTGCCACCAGCACGTGCAGAAGGACAGCCCGAAGCTCGCCCCGCTGCACCGCGAGATGGACGCCAGCTACCCGGGCTACGACGGCAAGCCGATCCAGTGGGTGCGGATCCACAAGACCCCGGACTACGCGTATTTCAACCACTCCGCCCACGTGAACCGCGGCATTTCCTGCCAGAGCTGCCACGGCCGGATCGATCAGATGGAGGTCGTCTATCAGGCGGAGAACCACTCGATGGGCTGGTGCCTCGAGTGCCACCGTGCGCCGGAGAAGAACCTCCGCCCGTTGGAAGAAGTCTTCAATCTCAAGTATGACGCCCACCAGGCCGTTGAAAAATACGGCAAGGAATTGGGTGTGAAGACCACCGAGGAGCTTGGCCTCAAGCTCAAGGAGCAGTGGCAGGTCAAACCGAAGACCTCCTGCGCCACCTGCCACCATTGA
- the trpD gene encoding anthranilate phosphoribosyltransferase, which produces MDALIHHLEHKEELSPQEVEVAAGLLLDTTVADEKKARMLEALSRKGETAAEIAGFVEAFLVHAVDPHVGLLDLPGPTIDVCGTGGDKLNLFNVSTTAMFVVAAAGGVVLKHGNRGITSKSGGADVLEELGIRIDLPAEGFRQCIEEAGVGFLFAPMYHPAFKAVVGVRKMLAEKGIRTIFNIIGPLLNPARPQCQLTGVFQREWCPVFAEILQRLGRESAWVVHGTTGDGRSVDEMSLMGSTRICKAGSYQDQNDEEVRPRDFGMVHAEVEDLQGGDAKVNAAILKAILGGKEKGPKLDMVLLNAGAAISCCGLADDIGAGIEIARDVIANGAAYERLRLLQKVAQ; this is translated from the coding sequence ATGGACGCGTTGATCCATCATTTGGAACACAAGGAGGAGCTGTCCCCCCAGGAGGTGGAGGTCGCGGCGGGATTGCTGTTGGACACCACGGTGGCGGACGAGAAGAAGGCCCGGATGCTGGAGGCTCTGTCCCGCAAGGGTGAGACGGCGGCGGAGATCGCGGGGTTCGTGGAGGCGTTCCTGGTCCACGCGGTGGATCCGCACGTGGGCCTGCTGGATCTGCCCGGGCCGACGATCGACGTGTGCGGCACCGGTGGCGACAAGCTGAACCTGTTCAATGTCTCGACCACGGCGATGTTCGTGGTGGCGGCGGCGGGCGGGGTGGTGCTGAAGCACGGCAACCGCGGGATCACCTCGAAAAGCGGTGGAGCGGACGTGCTGGAGGAGCTGGGCATCCGGATCGATCTTCCAGCGGAGGGCTTCCGCCAATGTATCGAGGAGGCGGGCGTGGGATTCCTGTTCGCGCCGATGTATCATCCCGCATTCAAGGCGGTGGTCGGGGTTCGCAAGATGCTCGCTGAGAAAGGGATACGGACGATTTTCAATATCATCGGGCCGCTGCTGAACCCGGCGCGGCCGCAGTGCCAGCTCACCGGCGTGTTCCAGCGGGAATGGTGTCCGGTGTTCGCGGAGATCCTGCAGCGGCTGGGGCGCGAGAGCGCCTGGGTGGTGCACGGGACGACCGGAGACGGGCGGTCCGTCGACGAGATGAGCCTCATGGGCTCCACCCGGATCTGCAAGGCGGGCTCCTATCAGGACCAGAACGACGAGGAAGTCCGGCCGCGGGATTTTGGCATGGTCCACGCCGAGGTCGAGGACCTGCAGGGTGGCGACGCCAAGGTCAACGCGGCGATTCTCAAGGCGATCCTGGGCGGTAAGGAAAAGGGGCCGAAGCTCGACATGGTGCTGCTGAACGCCGGTGCGGCGATTTCCTGCTGCGGCCTGGCGGACGACATCGGGGCGGGCATCGAGATTGCCCGCGATGTGATCGCCAACGGCGCGGCCTACGAGCGCCTGCGCCTGCTGCAGAAGGTCGCCCAGTGA
- a CDS encoding MFS transporter, whose translation MTTSAPPGTTTFYSRFLLLIAGLGGLLYGIDVGIIAGALPYLEATSGYTPGQLSTVVAAVLLGSVLSSLFAGLLADIFGRKTIMIVSAALFVASIPIITLSHGINVLIAGRLLQGISGGLIGVVVPLYLAECLGANSRGKGTGMFQLLLTVGLVASALIGLYFASQVGKLEETVGIDPAVVFAAKDSAWRQIFWVSILPGIAFFVGAFFVSESPRWLFRKGRKDAALTALARSSGPEGARVVLEEMEHTDAAAAAKSAGNTSGDSLFQRKYILPFGLALITLACTQATGINSVLAYAVNIFQQAGLTGSIGNQGNVLLTIVNCAMTIVAVALVDKKGRTFLLKMGTAGIIVALAAAALTFRGIESKSVNIADKLTTAVNKEAQSFHLDLNAPETKPVLDSAVPPASAPNGTQVVVSYKYGPYTNVKYVRALTGSHAPAVVDIAPPKADDLKDSVIGAFFRKLHVNPFADMTKAEGQPLEIIGVKYGAVPNQSTGWIVAGCFILFIASFASGPGVCVWLALSELMPTRIRSNGMSIALLVNQTVSTTIAAVFLPTVGKYGYSAMFFFWAGCTVIYFITAAFFLPETKGKTLEEIEEHFEGKKKA comes from the coding sequence ATGACTACTTCAGCGCCTCCCGGCACCACTACGTTCTACAGCCGCTTCCTACTTCTCATCGCCGGACTTGGCGGGCTCCTCTACGGAATCGATGTCGGCATCATCGCCGGTGCCCTGCCCTACCTCGAGGCCACCTCCGGTTACACGCCGGGCCAGCTTTCCACCGTGGTCGCCGCCGTTCTGCTCGGCAGCGTGCTTTCCTCGCTCTTCGCCGGTCTCCTCGCGGACATCTTCGGCCGCAAGACCATCATGATCGTCAGCGCCGCGCTGTTCGTTGCCAGCATTCCGATCATCACCCTCTCCCACGGCATCAACGTCCTCATCGCCGGCCGCCTGCTCCAGGGCATCAGCGGCGGCCTCATCGGCGTGGTCGTCCCGCTCTACCTCGCCGAGTGCCTCGGCGCGAACTCCCGCGGCAAGGGCACCGGCATGTTCCAACTCCTGCTAACCGTCGGCCTCGTCGCTTCCGCCCTCATCGGCCTCTACTTCGCCAGCCAGGTCGGCAAGCTTGAGGAAACCGTCGGCATCGATCCCGCCGTCGTGTTCGCCGCCAAGGACAGCGCCTGGCGCCAGATCTTCTGGGTCTCCATCCTGCCCGGCATCGCTTTCTTCGTCGGCGCGTTCTTCGTCTCCGAGTCCCCGCGCTGGCTGTTCCGCAAGGGCCGCAAGGACGCCGCCCTCACCGCCCTCGCCCGCTCCAGCGGCCCGGAAGGCGCCCGCGTCGTGCTTGAAGAAATGGAGCACACCGATGCCGCCGCGGCCGCCAAGAGCGCCGGCAATACCTCCGGCGACAGCCTCTTCCAGCGGAAGTACATCCTGCCTTTCGGGCTCGCCCTGATCACCCTCGCCTGCACCCAGGCCACCGGCATCAACTCGGTGCTCGCCTACGCGGTGAACATTTTCCAACAGGCCGGCCTCACCGGCAGCATCGGCAACCAGGGCAACGTCCTGCTCACCATCGTCAACTGCGCGATGACCATCGTCGCCGTGGCCCTGGTCGACAAGAAGGGCCGCACCTTCCTGCTCAAGATGGGCACCGCCGGCATCATCGTCGCCCTCGCCGCCGCCGCCCTCACCTTCCGCGGTATCGAATCGAAGAGCGTCAACATCGCCGACAAGCTCACGACCGCCGTGAACAAGGAAGCCCAGAGCTTCCACCTCGACCTCAACGCCCCGGAAACCAAACCGGTGCTGGATTCCGCCGTGCCACCCGCCTCCGCCCCGAACGGCACCCAGGTCGTGGTTTCCTACAAATACGGCCCCTACACCAACGTCAAATACGTCCGCGCCCTCACCGGCTCGCACGCCCCGGCAGTCGTCGACATCGCGCCCCCCAAGGCGGACGACCTCAAGGACAGCGTCATCGGCGCGTTCTTCCGCAAGCTGCACGTCAACCCCTTCGCCGACATGACCAAGGCCGAAGGCCAGCCGCTTGAAATCATCGGCGTGAAATACGGTGCCGTGCCGAACCAGTCCACCGGTTGGATCGTCGCCGGCTGCTTCATCCTGTTCATCGCCTCCTTCGCCTCCGGCCCGGGCGTCTGCGTCTGGCTCGCCCTTTCCGAACTGATGCCGACCCGCATCCGCTCGAACGGCATGTCGATCGCCCTGCTCGTGAACCAGACGGTCTCGACCACCATCGCCGCCGTCTTCCTCCCGACCGTCGGCAAGTATGGCTACTCCGCCATGTTCTTCTTCTGGGCCGGCTGCACCGTGATCTACTTCATCACCGCCGCCTTCTTCCTCCCGGAAACCAAGGGCAAGACCCTTGAGGAAATCGAGGAGCACTTCGAAGGCAAGAAAAAGGCCTGA
- a CDS encoding TlpA disulfide reductase family protein, protein MKKLLLLAALGLAPLASHAQRSTMTEITSVPASDAAKAGLAEIDKHHLLLGPQPKEYFEGKTKTELTKIRAQEELAVRDSSVKFYEENPKDPLRWEAVLHLIMIQPSFIKDIKPGFEDAKGTDYKDFLVIDEEAKAAWDKKLATYEAALRAADDAPWEVKEKLASLDLSKKMMAGRKDGSFTDAAVGEAAADLATRFPKGKAALGLYMQLFQKSGKKGTPDARGFWEPLAKSPNEAVKTRAEAELRVAAVQSEPMDLKFTAVDGREVDLAKLRGKVVLVDFWATWCGPCIAELPNVKKAYDTYHDKGFEVIGISLDKAEDKQKLIDFAKAKNMPWPQYFDGKHWENEIARKYAISGIPAMFLLDQNGIVVTTNARGEKLETEIKRLLKL, encoded by the coding sequence ATGAAAAAGCTCCTGCTCCTCGCCGCCCTCGGGCTGGCCCCGCTGGCGTCCCACGCCCAGCGCTCCACCATGACCGAAATCACCTCGGTCCCCGCCTCCGACGCCGCCAAGGCCGGACTCGCCGAGATCGACAAGCACCACCTCCTGCTCGGCCCCCAGCCGAAAGAATACTTCGAGGGCAAGACCAAGACCGAGCTCACCAAGATCCGCGCCCAGGAGGAACTTGCCGTGCGCGACAGCTCGGTGAAGTTCTACGAGGAGAACCCCAAGGACCCGCTCCGCTGGGAAGCCGTCCTCCACCTCATCATGATCCAGCCGTCCTTCATCAAGGACATCAAGCCCGGCTTCGAAGACGCCAAGGGCACCGATTACAAGGACTTCCTGGTGATCGACGAGGAGGCGAAAGCCGCCTGGGACAAGAAGCTCGCCACCTACGAGGCCGCCCTCCGCGCCGCCGATGACGCGCCGTGGGAGGTGAAGGAGAAGCTCGCCAGCCTCGACCTCTCGAAGAAAATGATGGCGGGCCGCAAGGACGGCTCCTTCACCGATGCCGCCGTCGGGGAAGCCGCCGCCGACCTCGCCACGCGGTTCCCGAAGGGCAAGGCCGCGCTCGGCCTCTACATGCAGCTCTTCCAGAAGAGCGGCAAGAAGGGCACCCCGGACGCCAGGGGCTTCTGGGAACCGCTCGCCAAAAGCCCGAACGAGGCCGTCAAAACCCGCGCCGAGGCCGAGCTCCGCGTCGCCGCCGTCCAGAGCGAGCCGATGGACCTGAAATTCACCGCCGTGGACGGCCGCGAGGTCGATCTCGCCAAGCTCCGCGGCAAGGTCGTGCTGGTCGACTTCTGGGCCACCTGGTGCGGCCCCTGCATCGCCGAGCTGCCGAACGTCAAGAAGGCCTACGACACCTACCACGACAAGGGCTTCGAGGTCATCGGCATCTCCCTCGACAAGGCCGAGGACAAGCAGAAGCTCATCGACTTCGCCAAGGCCAAGAACATGCCCTGGCCGCAGTATTTCGACGGCAAGCACTGGGAAAACGAGATCGCCCGCAAATACGCCATCTCCGGCATCCCGGCCATGTTCCTCCTCGACCAGAACGGCATCGTGGTGACCACCAACGCCCGCGGCGAAAAGCTCGAAACCGAGATCAAGCGCCTGCTGAAACTCTGA